DNA sequence from the Deltaproteobacteria bacterium genome:
GCGCTCCTTCCAGCTCCTTGGCGGCGCCCACGGTGAGCACCAGGTGCTCGTGCCGCAGGATGCTCTCGAGGTTGATTCCCTTGGGGGCGATGACGTCGAAGCGGGCCATGTTGCGCACCGCGCGGTGGGCGCCGGTGTTGTCGGCCGCCTCCACGACGAGGGCGTTCTTGAGGCCGAGCTTCTTGAACACGCCCGCGGCCTCCTTGGTCTTGCCGTTCTTCAGGCCGAACGCGTCGAGGATGACGAGCTTCTTGTCCTTGGCGCGGAGGCTGATGGCGGACGCGATGCCACCGCGGCGGACCGCGCGGGGCGGCCGGTAGGTGTAGTCGCGGGGCGTGGGCCCCATCGCCTTGCCGCCGCCCACCCAGTGGGAGGCGCGGATGGAGCCCTGGCGAGCGCGGCCGGTGCCCTTCTGCTTCCAGGGCTTCTTGCCGCCGCCGGACACCAGGGAGCGGTTCTTCACCGCCTGGGTGCCGGCGCGCCGGTTGATCTGCTGGAACTTGGCAACCTCGTAGATGAGGTGCTGGTTCACATCGCGCGCGAAGATGGC
Encoded proteins:
- the rplD gene encoding 50S ribosomal protein L4 encodes the protein MAKFDVVNFDGKKVSEIELSDAIFARDVNQHLIYEVAKFQQINRRAGTQAVKNRSLVSGGGKKPWKQKGTGRARQGSIRASHWVGGGKAMGPTPRDYTYRPPRAVRRGGIASAISLRAKDKKLVILDAFGLKNGKTKEAAGVFKKLGLKNALVVEAADNTGAHRAVRNMARFDVIAPKGINLESILRHEHLVLTVGAAKELEGALV